The Corticium candelabrum chromosome 18, ooCorCand1.1, whole genome shotgun sequence genome includes a region encoding these proteins:
- the LOC134194388 gene encoding uncharacterized protein LOC134194388: MVVLLVVCFLLASVSVDARQLWPGVGHPPQECPTDEPPMGLPPSSSSETQCETPPKWISNIWYLDEYTGIMKAGRLFYDSDKQRIRKSVAILNIRENIFVDILLLFGEDRFYFRTGEIEENGYKTTQCLVSERLYQFQKKGVPSRAQCAYVEERGMGENTLTTTTYALVFNASDDSELGSLVKRPRINFNAHARHHPHGHGGHEHTWYGVFAPVEGGKCVPVIENIYEGNMLDYMRPELTNTVYTVRYTNFYDDVEDNMFDVPEECKFASVREATREEIEEKLQKYSSMYI; the protein is encoded by the exons ATGGTCGTGTTGCTTGTCGTTTGCTTTTTGCTCGCGTCTGTTAGTGTCGACGCCAGACAGCTGTGGCCTGGGGTAGGGCATCCTCCGCAGGAGTGCCCGACGGATGAACCTCCGATGGGCCTGCCTCCGTCGTCGTCGTCCGAAACGCAGTGCGAGACTCCACCAAAATGGATTAGCAACATTTGGTATCTAGATGAGTACACGGGAATTATGAAAGCGGGCAGACTGTTTTACGACTCGGACAAGCAACGCATACGGAAATCCGTCGCCATTCTGAATATACGTGAAAATAT CTTTGTGGACATACTCCTCTTGTTTGGCGAGGACCGCTTTTACTTCAGAACTGGTGAAATAGAGGAGAATGGCTACAAGACTACTCAATGTCTG GTGTCTGAGCGACTCTATCAGTTCCAGAAAAAGGGTGTGCCATCGCGTGCACAATGCGCTTACGTAGAGGAGCGAGGAATGGGAGAGAACACATTGACGACCACAACGTACGCTCTTGTGTTCAATGCTTCAG ACGACAGCGAGCTGGGCTCTCTAGTCAAAAGGCCTCGGATCAATTTCAATGCGCATGCTCGTCATCACCCGCACGGTCACGGAGGTCACGAGCACACGTGGTACGGGGTATTCGCGCCCGTGGAAGGCGGCAAGTGCGTTCCAGTCATAGAGAACATCTATGAAGGAAATATGCTTGACTACATGAGACCCGAGCTTACTAATACCGTCTACACGGTGCGATATACGAATTTCTACGACGACGTTGAAGACAACATGTTCGACGTTCCTGAAGAATGCAAATTCGCGAGCGTCCGCGAAGCGACGCGGGAAGAAATCGAGGAAAAGTTACAGAAGTATAGCTCTATGTACATCTAG